A window of Candidatus Zixiibacteriota bacterium genomic DNA:
TACCGGAGGAACACTTCGTGCATTTCATACAGGCGTACAATAACACGCCCCGAAAATGTCTGGACTTTTGGACCCCGGCAGAGGTATTTTGGAAGGAACTGTTGCACTTCAAATGTGAATTCACCTTTTCGCCTGCGCGGGCATGACAATGGGGTAGGCGTGACAACTGGGACGCGCGAAGCGCATAAAGTGATTTATCACCGCGGAGCGCATGGGACCCATTTATGGGTGATTTATTACCTCGGCGCATGAGGACAAACACCGCGCACGGTGAGATCGGCGGGTTTGAGGACAAACCCGCCCTACAAGAATCTCTGACGACTACAGCTTGGCCGCGACGGCCTCTCCGACTTCAAGAGTCGTGTTGTTGCCGCCCATGTCATAAGTCCGAACCGCACCTTCTTTAATGACCGCAGCAATGGCTGCCTCCAAAGCACCTGCCTTGTCCGTCTCGCCAAGCCATTCGAGCATCATGCGCGCCGTGATAAGCATGGCCATCGGATTGACTTTATACTGCCCGGCATACTTGGGAGCGCTGCCGTGCGTCGGTTCGAACACGGCCAAGTCGTCGCCGATGTTTCCCGAGGCCGCAAAGCCCAGCCCACCGACCAACTGCGCACAAAGGTCCGAGACAATGTCACCAAACATGTTCGATGTCACCAGCACCGAGTAGTCCATCGGATTCTTGACCAGCCACATGCACATGGCGTCGATGTTCGTCTCCCAGAGTTCGATATCGGGATAGCTCTTGGCCACTTCGCGCGCCGTGCGCACCATGAGGCCGGAGGTCTCTCGAATGACGTTCGGTTTCTCGACGACGGTGACTGTTTTTCGACCGGTCTTCTTGGCCAGTTCGAATGCATCGGTGATTATGTTGCGACATCCGGTTTTGGTATTGATGCGCAACGACACCGCGACTTCATCGGCGGGATGTTTATCGAAGCGACCCATCTTGGGGTTGTGCTTCTTGACCGTTTCACGCACTTCGTCCGGGAACGGATGGAACTCCACGCCGGAGTAAAGGTCCTCGGTGTTCTCGCGGAAGACAACGATGTCGATGCCCTCTTTGTAATTGAGGGGGTTGCCGGGATACGCTTTGCAAGGACGCAGGTTGGTGCGCAGGTTGAACTCCTGCCTGAGCCGCACGATAGGTGAGCTGTACACATGCCCCTTGCCTTGCAGTTCGGGAATCAATTCCTGCTCGCATTCTTCTTTGGGCATCGAGGTGATGGCGCCAAATAGCGAGCAGTCGACATTTTTCAGAATCTCAACGGTCCGATCCGGCAACGGGTTGGCTTCAGTTTTCCAGAACTCCCAGCCGATGTCGGCGTGAATATACTCGGCATCCAGGTTCAGTTTATCCAGGGCGATTTTGGCTGCCTCCATGACGTCGTTACCGACACCATCGCCCGGCATCCAGGCAATTTTGT
This region includes:
- a CDS encoding isocitrate/isopropylmalate dehydrogenase family protein; the encoded protein is MAKYKIAWMPGDGVGNDVMEAAKIALDKLNLDAEYIHADIGWEFWKTEANPLPDRTVEILKNVDCSLFGAITSMPKEECEQELIPELQGKGHVYSSPIVRLRQEFNLRTNLRPCKAYPGNPLNYKEGIDIVVFRENTEDLYSGVEFHPFPDEVRETVKKHNPKMGRFDKHPADEVAVSLRINTKTGCRNIITDAFELAKKTGRKTVTVVEKPNVIRETSGLMVRTAREVAKSYPDIELWETNIDAMCMWLVKNPMDYSVLVTSNMFGDIVSDLCAQLVGGLGFAASGNIGDDLAVFEPTHGSAPKYAGQYKVNPMAMLITARMMLEWLGETDKAGALEAAIAAVIKEGAVRTYDMGGNNTTLEVGEAVAAKL